One Cyprinus carpio isolate SPL01 chromosome B25, ASM1834038v1, whole genome shotgun sequence genomic region harbors:
- the rpp25a gene encoding ribonuclease P protein subunit p25a, with amino-acid sequence MFMPSRELHDSTICVQPTHLNPTNPPGSSRKPKQGGFRKVRSTGAPIPCPIPGLPSEVLEMRVKEGSKIRNLLGFAMSRIQGDGHTAPASQVMFSGTGRAVTKTITCAEIMKRKVRGLHQLTKLQYRTVTEVWESQENDPLQMTVHRTLPSICILLSKEPLDPQEPGYQPPAEINTLSEESKLPDGAQWAGKTEKRPASPCSHDLPSLKRAALGQDKSPALEPVEKS; translated from the coding sequence ATGTTTATGCCGAGCCGAGAGCTTCATGATAGCACCATATGTGTCCAACCCACTCATCTCAATCCCACAAACCCTCCTGGATCTTCTAGAAAACCAAAGCAAGGGGGATTCAGGAAGGTCCGTTCCACTGGAGCACCAATCCCATGTCCAATCCCAGGACTGCCATCTGAGGTGCTGGAAATGCGCGTGAAGGAAGGGAGCAAGATCAGGAACCTTTTGGGTTTTGCCATGTCTCGAATTCAAGGTGACGGACACACGGCTCCAGCTTCGCAGGTCATGTTCAGTGGGACAGGCCGGGCTGTGACCAAAACCATCACCTGTGCAGAGATAATGAAACGCAAGGTGCGGGGTTTACACCAGCTGACAAAGCTCCAGTACAGGACAGTGACTGAGGTGTGGGAGAGCCAGGAGAACGACCCGCTTCAGATGACCGTACACAGAACTCTTCCTTCCATTTGTATTCTTCTGTCCAAAGAGCCACTGGACCCACAGGAGCCGGGATACCAGCCTCCAGCCGAAATAAACACTCTCTCAGAGGAAAGCAAATTGCCAGACGGAGCGCAGTGGGCtggaaagacagaaaaaagacCAGCGAGTCCTTGTTCTCATGATCTTCCCAGTCTTAAGAGAGCTGCTCTGGGACAGGACAAAAGTCCAGCACTGGAACCAGTGGAAAAATCTTAG